One Tiliqua scincoides isolate rTilSci1 chromosome 9, rTilSci1.hap2, whole genome shotgun sequence DNA segment encodes these proteins:
- the KLHDC7A gene encoding kelch domain-containing protein 7A yields MIHQAEVSGEQLPGMQLVGRLALSAAALLLLTLAYRYYKSRASAGAQGGNDAEVDPSQDAGPTEDLACDKAGQEDASQGLRHRWASSKGATPNGRESPPAWDGPAAPGRVRQQGTPVGRERNSLRGKEEEEEGQVEEEMTHPEVRLQPNRKYSVPEEEEEKGAKTSGCILSNRCKARTQDRVPGAGSQGGPTSADQPSRTSSCHKSPGHESAGSGSGVASPGKQAGQTPLSASGDGVTLESRTGQMLGDDRRENIILPMQERVPVSEATSNMDPTINQNRRSDTRHSVSSAAEVQVGEKLMRPRQAEQDDGGQSASPATNLQGKVYDYCVQSVSKSMLKEQPSYTNSGTQSSSHQSTADSPDDCKVQSFQAPAHNSATGDGNGMALIDIPSPPLGALLMRDNGKHPQTEHQKEASSELPAVQKPPAAGRSFRRKESFHKIVENPELQVQMEGFGSPTSGSPNSCETPPISPPPGSIKSLAGSMQSLPADMGEKPTVELVAGAKFFRVPLSSESSIDIHLDLGNCYEALCLAKKQRLEGLREAALKIMSDNYLQVLRTNAIYSRLNARERELILQGRMQGRKYVTVADISFPDHPASRLCYYDDQVDTWHPLAHMPIEAVSQGCAVCSMFNYLFVAAGCEGRGKHQKPSNRVFCYNPLTNIWREICPLNQARPQCKLVALDGYLYAIGGECLYTVERYDPRLDRWTFASPLPNDTFAVAHTATACDGEIYVTGGTLRYMLLKYVGRTNTWKVSLTGGSKDRTTEMVTINGFIYRFDLNRRMGISVYRCSSKAKLWYECATHPMPFPACFQCTVVDNLVYCISRQFNLRFLADYVSPRFGTKELQNFPSPRGTLFPVTLVLPDKEAAQTRV; encoded by the coding sequence ATGATCCACCAGGCTGAGGTAAGCGGGGAGCAGCTGCCAGGCATGCAGCTGGTCGGGCGGCTGGCGCTCTCGGCCGCCGCACTCCTTCTGCTGACTCTGGCATACCGATACTATAAGTCTCGGGCGTCTGCGGGTGCCCAGGGAGGCAACGATGCAGAGGTTGACCCCAGCCAGGACGCAGGGCCTACAGAGGATCTGGCTTGCGACAAGGCAGGCCAAGAAGATGCCTCACAGGGGCTGAGACACCGATGGGCCAGCAGCAAGGGGGCAACACCAAATGGAAGAGAGAGCCCTCCAGCCTGGGATGGTCCTGCTGCACCAGGGAGAGTGAGGCAACAGGGCACACCTGTGGGCAGAGAGCGGAATAGTCTgagagggaaagaggaggaggaggagggacaggtAGAAGAGGAAATGACTCACCCAGAGGTCAGGTTGCAGCCAAATCGAAAGTACTCCGTgccagaagaagaggaggagaagggggcgAAAACCTCAGGCTGCATCCTGAGCAACAGGTGCAAGGCCAGGACCCAAGATAGGGTTCCAGGGGCCGGGTCTCAGGGTGGGCCCACTTCCGCAGATCAGCCCAGCCGAACCAGCAGCTGCCACAAGAGTCCTGGTCATGAGTCTGCAGGGAGTGGATCtggtgttgcctcccctggcaagcaAGCAGGGCAAACCCCTCTCTCTGCAAGTGGGGATGGAGTCACCTTGGAAAGTAGAACAGGACAGATGCTGGGAGATGACAGGAGGGAAAACATCATCCTTCCCATGCAGGAGAGGGTACCCGTGTCCGAGGCAACCTCCAACATGGATCCAACCATCAACCAGAACAGGCGCTCAGACACCAGGCACAGCGTCTCTTCTGCTGCAGAAGTCCAGGTGGGAGAGAAGCTCATGAGACCCAGGCAGGCCGAGCAGGATGATGGTGGGCAATCTGCGTCCCCAGCAACCAACCTCCAAGGCAAGGTCTATGACTACTGTGTTCAGTCTGTCTCCAAGTCTATGCTGAAGGAACAACCTTCCTACACTAACAGCGGCACCCAGTCCTCCAGCCACCAGTCCACAGCCGACAGCCCTGACGACTGCAAAGTGCAGTCATTTCAAGCACCAGCCCACAATTCAGCAACAGGAGATGGGAACGGAATGGCTCTGATCGACATTCCATCTCCACCTTTGGGTGCTCTGCTTATGCGGGATAATGGCAAACACCCCCAGACGGAACACCAGAAAGAGGCGTCCAGTGAACTCCCTGCTGTGCAGAAGCCTCCTGCAGCAGGACGCAGCTTCCGCCGCAAGGAGAGCTTCCACAAAATTGTAGAAAACCCCGAGCTGCAGGTGCAGATGGAAGGCTTTGGATCTCCAACTTCTGGATCACCCAATAGCTGTGAAACTCCACCTATCAGTCCCCCTCCTGGCTCCATCAAATCTCTGGCGGGATCCATGCAGAGCCTCCCAGCCGACATGGGTGAGAAGCCCACAGTGGAGCTGGTGGCTGGTGCCAAGTTCTTCCGCGTCCCGCTGAGCTCCGAGTCATCCATCGACATTCACTTGGACCTGGGAAACTGCTACGAGGCCTTGTGCCTGGCCAAGAAGCAGCGGCTGGAGGGGCTCCGGGAGGCGGCTCTCAAGATCATGAGCGACAACTACCTACAGGTGCTCCGAACCAACGCCATCTACAGCCGCCTCAATGCGCGGGAGCGGGAGCTGATCCTGCAGGGGAGGATGCAGGGCAGGAAGTATGTGACCGTGGCAGACATCAGCTTCCCAGATCACCCTGCAAGCAGGCTCTGCTACTACGACGACCAGGTGGACACTTGGCACCCCCTGGCCCACATGCCGATTGAGGCCGTCTCCCAGGGCTGTGCCGTTTGCAGCATGTTCAACTACCTGTTTGTGGCGGCTGGCTGTGAAGGACGCGGGAAGCACCAGAAGCCTTCCAACCGAGTCTTTTGCTACAACCCCTTGACAAACATCTGGCGGGAGATCTGTCCGCTGAATCAAGCCAGGCCACAGTGCAAGCTGGTTGCCTTGGATGGCTACCTCTATGCCATCGGGGGGGAGTGCCTGTACACCGTCGAGCGGTACGACCCACGGTTGGACCGCTGGACATTCGCCTCTCCGCTACCCAATGACACTTTTGCTGTAGCCCATACCGCCACTGCCTGCGACGGAGAGATCTACGTCACGGGGGGAACCTTGCGCTACATGCTGCTGAAATATGTTGGGCGGACAAACACCTGGAAGGTCTCCCTCACTGGCGGCAGCAAGGACAGGACCACCGAGATGGTGACTATCAATGGGTTCATCTACCGCTTTGACCTGAACCGCAGGATGGGCATCAGTGTCTACCGCTGCAGCAGCAAGGCCAAGCTCTGGTACGAGTGCGCCACCCATCCCatgcccttccctgcctgcttccagtgcacTGTCGTGGACAATCTGGTCTACTGCATCAGCCGCCAGTTCAACCTCCGCTTCCTTGCCGACTACGTCTCACCCCGGTTTGGCACCAAGGAGCTACAGAACTTCCCCTCCCCGAGGGGGACCCTGTTCCCTGTGACTCTGGTGCTGCCTGACAAAGAGGCGGCACAGACTAGGGTTTGA